From a region of the Buteo buteo chromosome 7, bButBut1.hap1.1, whole genome shotgun sequence genome:
- the NIPSNAP2 gene encoding protein NipSnap homolog 2 — protein sequence MAARVLLRRSLAGASAVPGLSPGGGLALRGLVSSASRPREDSWLKSLFVRKVDPRKDAHSNLLAKRETSSLYKLQIHNVKPECLEAYNKLCQEVLPKIHEEKHYPCALVGTWNTWYGEQDQAVHLWRYEGGYPALNEVMSKLRQNKEFTEFRKERGNMLLSRKNQLLLEFSFWNEPVPREGPNIYELRSYQLRPGTMIEWGNYWARAIRFRQDNNEAVGGFFSQIGQLYMVHHLWAYKDLQTREDIRNAAWHKPGWDELVYYTVPLIQEMESRIMIPLKISPLQ from the exons ATGGCGGCGCGAGTGCTGCTGCGGCGGAGCCTGGCGGGAGCCAGCGCCGTGCCGGGTCTCTCGCCCGGCGGCGGCCTGGCCCTCAG GGGGCTGGTATCTTCAGCTAGCAGACCTCGTGAAGACAGTTGGTTAAAATCGCTATTTGTTCGCAAAGTCGATCCAAGGAAAGATGCTCACTCCAACCTTCTAGCCAAAAGAGAGACCAGCAGTCTGTATAAACTACAGA TTCACAATGTAAAACCAGAATGTCTAGAGGCCTACAACAAGCTTTG TCAAGAGGTGCTGCCAAAGattcatgaagaaaaacactACCCATGTGCACTGGTGGGGACTTGGAACACGTGGTACGGAGAGCAAGATCAGGCTG ttcatCTGTGGAGGTATGAGGGAGGCTATCCAGCTCTCAATGAGGTCATGAGTAAACTCCGTCAAAATAAG GAATTCACAGAGTTTCGCAAAGAAAGAGGTAACATGCTTCTCTCGCGCAAGAACCAATTATTGTTGGAgtttagtttctggaatgaACCTGTTCCCAGAGAGGGGCCTAATATTTATGAGCTGAGATCCTATCAACTTAGA ccCGGAACAATGATTGAGTGGGGAAATTACTG GGCTCGTGCAATTCGTTTCCGACAGGATAACAATGAAGCAGTTGGAGGATTTTTCTCGCAAATTGGACAGCTATATATGGTTCATCACCTTTGGG CTTACAAAGATCTCCAAACCAGAGAAGATATAAGGAATGCTGCGTGGCATAAACCTGGCTGGGATGAACTAGTCTATTACACAG tgccccTTATTCAGGAAATGGAGTCCAGAATCATGATACCGTTGAAGATTTCTCCGCTTCAGTAA
- the PSPH gene encoding phosphoserine phosphatase isoform X1, which yields MAQDRVQYCHSEKDFILSPHSKKVPKRMASLLELKEIFRNADAVCFDVDSTVIREEGIDELAKFCGVGDAVAEMTRRAMGGTVTFKAALTARLGLIRPSYEQVQKLISDNPPQLTPGIRELVSRLQQRGVQVFLVSGGFQSIVEHVALQLNIPTANVFANRLKFYFNGEYAGFDETQPTAESGGKGKVITHLKEQFHFKKVVMIGDGATDMEACPPADCFIGFGGNVIRKQVKEKAKWYITHFDELLKELEER from the exons ATGGCTCAAGACAGAGTGCAGTACTGTCATTCAGAGAAAGACTTTATCTTGTCCCCTCACAGTAAGAAGGTTCCTAAAAGGATGGCATCCCTCTTGGAGCTGAAAGAAATCTTCCGCAATGCTGATGCAGTATGCTTTGATGTGGACAGTACAGTCATCAGGGAAGAAGGCATTGATGAGCTTGCGAAGTTCTGTGGAGTTGGAGATGCTGTTGCAGAGAT GACCCGCAGAGCTATGGGTGGCACTGTGACATTCAAAGCAGCTTTAACAGCACGACTAGGTCTCATACGTCCCTCCTATGAGCAAGTGCAGAAATTAATATCCGACAATCCACCTCAGCTAACACCAGGAATAAG GGAGCTGGTGAGCAGGCTTCAACAACGAGGGGTCCAGGTCTTCTTGGTCTCTGGGGGGTTTCAGAGCATTGTGGAGCACGTGGCCTTGCAGCTGAACATTCCAACAGCAAATGTCTTTGCCAACAGGCTGAAGTTTTACTTTAATG GAGAATACGCAGGATTTGATGAAACACAACCAACAGCTGAATcaggggggaaaggaaaggttaTTACTCATCTGAAGGAACAGTTCCACTTTAAGAAAGTAGTTATGATTGGAGATGGAGCTACAGACATGGAAGCCTGTCCCCCTGCT GACTGCTTCATTGGATTTGGAGGAAATGTAATCAGAAAGCAAGTAAAGGAGAAAGCTAAATGGTACATTACTCACTTTGATGAGCTGCTAAAGGAACTGGAAGAACGATAA
- the PSPH gene encoding phosphoserine phosphatase isoform X2, translating into MASLLELKEIFRNADAVCFDVDSTVIREEGIDELAKFCGVGDAVAEMTRRAMGGTVTFKAALTARLGLIRPSYEQVQKLISDNPPQLTPGIRELVSRLQQRGVQVFLVSGGFQSIVEHVALQLNIPTANVFANRLKFYFNGEYAGFDETQPTAESGGKGKVITHLKEQFHFKKVVMIGDGATDMEACPPADCFIGFGGNVIRKQVKEKAKWYITHFDELLKELEER; encoded by the exons ATGGCATCCCTCTTGGAGCTGAAAGAAATCTTCCGCAATGCTGATGCAGTATGCTTTGATGTGGACAGTACAGTCATCAGGGAAGAAGGCATTGATGAGCTTGCGAAGTTCTGTGGAGTTGGAGATGCTGTTGCAGAGAT GACCCGCAGAGCTATGGGTGGCACTGTGACATTCAAAGCAGCTTTAACAGCACGACTAGGTCTCATACGTCCCTCCTATGAGCAAGTGCAGAAATTAATATCCGACAATCCACCTCAGCTAACACCAGGAATAAG GGAGCTGGTGAGCAGGCTTCAACAACGAGGGGTCCAGGTCTTCTTGGTCTCTGGGGGGTTTCAGAGCATTGTGGAGCACGTGGCCTTGCAGCTGAACATTCCAACAGCAAATGTCTTTGCCAACAGGCTGAAGTTTTACTTTAATG GAGAATACGCAGGATTTGATGAAACACAACCAACAGCTGAATcaggggggaaaggaaaggttaTTACTCATCTGAAGGAACAGTTCCACTTTAAGAAAGTAGTTATGATTGGAGATGGAGCTACAGACATGGAAGCCTGTCCCCCTGCT GACTGCTTCATTGGATTTGGAGGAAATGTAATCAGAAAGCAAGTAAAGGAGAAAGCTAAATGGTACATTACTCACTTTGATGAGCTGCTAAAGGAACTGGAAGAACGATAA